Proteins from one Pontibacter kalidii genomic window:
- a CDS encoding histidine phosphatase family protein, with amino-acid sequence MNSIRKAALSCILTILAITSVAAKDKDDLHQTIKAIAAKFEAMGVGASYVTAKGKPVVQQVSFLQEKDLTFPVNGNLRQIALIRHGEPDLRKTGKFSYMEARKFAVDYDSVGIVTPDAPFFEIQNPKEVAVFASSINRARATAQYVFGADSQMTVSPVFREFETAMGEHSPSLRMPIKFWTTAARIKWVLGIDRQGAESFADARRRAQEAAQILVSASADRPKVALVAHGLLNRYIQENLEDMGWHVVRDGGSGYLGTTILVKLDS; translated from the coding sequence ATGAATTCGATCAGGAAAGCAGCTTTGAGTTGCATATTAACCATCCTTGCCATTACTTCTGTAGCTGCAAAAGACAAGGATGATTTACATCAAACCATCAAGGCTATAGCGGCTAAGTTTGAAGCAATGGGTGTAGGCGCTTCGTATGTCACTGCCAAAGGGAAGCCGGTGGTGCAGCAGGTGTCGTTTCTGCAGGAAAAAGACCTGACGTTCCCTGTTAACGGCAACCTGCGTCAAATTGCTCTCATTCGACATGGCGAACCTGATTTGCGAAAGACGGGTAAGTTTTCTTATATGGAAGCCAGGAAGTTTGCAGTAGATTATGATAGTGTAGGCATAGTGACGCCAGATGCTCCTTTCTTTGAAATTCAGAACCCAAAAGAGGTGGCCGTATTCGCCAGTTCTATCAACAGGGCCAGAGCGACAGCACAATATGTGTTTGGGGCAGATAGCCAAATGACCGTCTCACCGGTTTTTAGAGAGTTTGAAACGGCCATGGGCGAGCATAGCCCTAGCTTACGCATGCCAATCAAATTCTGGACCACTGCTGCCCGCATCAAGTGGGTGTTGGGTATAGACCGGCAGGGGGCTGAAAGTTTCGCGGATGCCCGCCGACGGGCACAGGAGGCAGCCCAAATCCTGGTCAGTGCAAGCGCGGATAGGCCTAAAGTAGCACTTGTAGCCCATGGCTTGTTGAACCGCTATATTCAGGAGAACCTAGAAGACATGGGGTGGCATGTCGTGCGTGACGGGGGGAGTGGCTATCTGGGAACCACCATATTAGTAAAATTGGACAGCTAA
- a CDS encoding murein L,D-transpeptidase catalytic domain family protein: MTKLTGSVGLGMEQSRVVMVFYRKNDMTGRHFMKSISFALVVFAVALSMGFVLKGSGKGSGSPPVKAETNLHKAAVISESPVDKSASVTDSAPKAVFEQYVEGSYKEAGLELMGLSLETFREAVTGYHNLMSTDSLSQNKALITIVDFNQSSKNRRLWVIDLATNKVVYNTWVAHGQGSGGEFATTFSNVPNSYQSSLGFYLTQETYVGKNGLSLKLTGLDADYNSNALGRYIVVHGAAYASEGFIKANGRLGRSQGCPALPVEVTKPIIDTIKNRTILYVDGPSSGYTSPFLDIEQAALCLSADKDGKGHLQV; this comes from the coding sequence ATGACCAAGCTAACTGGCAGCGTTGGTTTAGGAATGGAACAATCAAGGGTCGTCATGGTGTTCTATCGGAAAAACGACATGACAGGAAGACATTTTATGAAATCCATCAGCTTCGCTCTAGTTGTCTTTGCTGTTGCTCTCAGCATGGGCTTTGTCCTCAAAGGCAGCGGCAAAGGCAGCGGCTCTCCCCCAGTAAAAGCAGAAACAAACCTGCATAAAGCGGCTGTAATATCAGAGAGTCCTGTTGACAAGAGTGCTTCTGTCACTGATTCCGCTCCCAAGGCTGTGTTTGAGCAGTATGTAGAGGGCTCCTATAAAGAGGCAGGTTTAGAGTTGATGGGGCTCTCGCTCGAAACATTCAGAGAAGCAGTTACGGGGTATCATAATCTGATGTCAACGGACTCTTTATCACAGAATAAGGCATTGATCACCATTGTGGATTTTAACCAGTCCAGCAAAAATCGTCGTCTGTGGGTCATTGACTTGGCTACAAACAAAGTGGTGTACAATACTTGGGTAGCTCATGGGCAAGGCAGCGGTGGAGAATTCGCAACTACCTTTTCTAACGTTCCTAACTCGTACCAGAGCAGCTTAGGATTTTATCTTACCCAAGAGACCTATGTCGGCAAGAATGGGCTCTCGCTAAAGCTGACAGGATTAGACGCTGATTATAATTCAAATGCCTTGGGTAGGTATATTGTGGTGCATGGAGCAGCCTATGCCAGCGAAGGCTTTATCAAGGCCAATGGCCGCTTGGGTCGCAGCCAAGGTTGTCCTGCCCTTCCTGTGGAGGTAACCAAACCTATCATTGATACAATCAAAAATAGGACAATATTATACGTAGACGGTCCCTCTAGTGGCTATACTTCTCCTTTCCTAGATATTGAGCAGGCAGCTCTGTGCTTGAGTGCTGACAAAGATGGAAAGGGTCATCTTCAGGTTTGA
- a CDS encoding MarR family winged helix-turn-helix transcriptional regulator, which translates to MNLENQLGVKSFRNEWQKASMSILYTYGFLSNSYNRFFQKYGLTGQQYNALRILRDQYPRPVSTSFLREKMLDRMSDASRLVSRLQGKGLVEVTTNIGDKRLVNILISDKGQKALGAIDKDLHQVDAMIESLTEEEAKELAELLHKVRESLRERAWGNACCRAD; encoded by the coding sequence ATGAACTTAGAGAACCAATTAGGCGTCAAATCATTTCGGAATGAATGGCAGAAAGCCAGCATGAGTATTCTGTATACGTATGGCTTTCTTTCGAACAGCTACAACAGATTCTTTCAAAAGTATGGCCTGACGGGGCAGCAGTATAACGCCCTGCGCATCCTGCGCGACCAGTACCCCCGGCCCGTGTCCACTTCCTTCCTGCGCGAGAAGATGTTGGACAGGATGTCCGATGCCTCGCGGCTGGTAAGCCGTTTGCAAGGAAAGGGGCTGGTGGAGGTCACTACAAACATAGGAGATAAGCGCTTGGTCAATATCCTGATATCAGATAAGGGACAGAAAGCTTTGGGAGCTATTGATAAGGATTTGCACCAAGTGGATGCCATGATAGAGAGCCTTACTGAGGAAGAAGCTAAAGAATTGGCAGAGCTGCTTCACAAGGTAAGAGAGTCCCTAAGAGAGAGAGCTTGGGGGAACGCTTGCTGCAGAGCAGACTGA
- a CDS encoding beta-barrel fold lipoprotein, producing MKKLSLFSLLLCIVLLFAGCDDEGEGPVLPDTATYRVDYSQSGDYEKFIKIITIGGGDFKVRGTSEAMPAVLFDGNLSETSYSFEADNVRELTVHAANEFSAVEDGPASMQMRFVIYKNGKQIDEKTFNYNEASGEKNEYLNYKAK from the coding sequence ATGAAAAAGCTATCTCTCTTCTCCCTTCTGTTGTGCATAGTTCTACTCTTTGCTGGTTGTGATGACGAAGGCGAGGGCCCGGTCCTGCCTGATACTGCTACCTATCGGGTAGATTACAGCCAGTCTGGGGATTATGAGAAATTCATTAAGATTATTACTATTGGAGGTGGCGATTTCAAAGTGAGGGGTACTAGCGAAGCTATGCCGGCCGTGTTATTTGACGGGAACCTTTCGGAAACGTCCTATTCCTTTGAAGCGGATAATGTAAGGGAACTTACTGTACACGCTGCCAATGAGTTCAGTGCTGTAGAGGATGGCCCTGCTTCCATGCAGATGCGCTTTGTTATTTACAAGAACGGTAAGCAGATAGATGAGAAGACCTTCAATTACAATGAGGCTTCAGGGGAGAAGAACGAATACTTGAATTATAAGGCTAAATAG
- a CDS encoding IS256 family transposase yields MEDKNELNLEKIKRQFLDEFRSGKPTFGKDGALGPLLKHFLEAALDAEMDLHLSDEQRQKGNRRNGKVSKQVRTSDGVIDVESSRDRSASFEPQIIRKRETVLAENLEPRILSMYGLGMSLRDISAHLKEMYGMDISHDTLAALTEKIVPQVKEWQARPLDRLYCIVWLDAMHYKVRQEGRIVSKAVYNILGIDRHGHKELLGVYVSESEGATLWLSVLTDLQQRGVADMLIACIDNLKGFAEAISSVFPQTEVQSCIVHQIRNSIKYVGSKDQKEFLRDLKPVYRAETKELAELRLLELEEKWGKKYPKVLESWQRNWERLTTYFKYTEPIRRLVYTTNTIEGFHRQVRKVTKTKGAFPSDMALLKLIYLSHQNISRKWVMPLSNWSQTAQQLAIWFGDRMQLDLK; encoded by the coding sequence ATGGAAGACAAAAACGAGCTGAATCTGGAGAAGATCAAGCGCCAGTTCCTGGATGAGTTCCGGAGCGGCAAACCCACCTTTGGCAAAGATGGCGCCTTAGGCCCCCTGTTAAAGCACTTTCTGGAGGCCGCCCTGGACGCGGAGATGGACCTACACCTATCGGATGAGCAACGCCAAAAGGGCAATAGGCGCAATGGCAAAGTATCCAAACAGGTGCGCACCTCGGACGGGGTGATTGATGTGGAATCATCCCGCGACCGCTCGGCAAGCTTTGAGCCGCAGATCATTCGAAAGCGGGAGACGGTGCTGGCCGAGAACCTGGAGCCCCGTATCCTGAGCATGTACGGTTTGGGGATGAGTTTGCGGGACATTTCGGCTCATCTCAAGGAAATGTACGGCATGGACATTTCCCATGATACCTTAGCCGCCCTCACCGAGAAGATCGTGCCCCAGGTCAAGGAGTGGCAGGCAAGGCCGCTGGACAGGCTCTACTGCATCGTCTGGCTGGACGCCATGCACTACAAGGTGCGGCAGGAGGGGCGTATTGTCAGCAAAGCCGTCTACAACATCCTGGGCATAGACCGCCATGGCCACAAAGAGCTGCTGGGCGTGTATGTATCAGAAAGTGAAGGAGCTACCTTATGGCTCTCAGTGCTCACCGACCTGCAGCAGCGGGGCGTTGCCGACATGCTCATTGCCTGCATCGACAACCTAAAAGGCTTTGCGGAAGCCATCAGCAGTGTCTTTCCACAAACTGAAGTGCAGAGTTGCATCGTGCATCAGATACGAAACAGCATCAAGTACGTCGGCTCCAAGGACCAGAAGGAGTTCCTGCGGGACTTAAAGCCGGTGTACCGGGCTGAGACAAAGGAACTGGCTGAACTGCGGCTATTGGAGTTGGAAGAGAAGTGGGGCAAAAAGTACCCCAAGGTGCTCGAGAGCTGGCAGCGGAACTGGGAGAGGCTCACTACGTACTTTAAGTACACCGAGCCGATTCGCCGCCTGGTCTACACCACCAACACGATAGAAGGCTTTCACCGCCAGGTGCGGAAGGTGACCAAGACCAAGGGGGCTTTCCCCTCTGACATGGCCCTGCTGAAGCTCATTTACCTCTCGCACCAGAACATCAGCCGGAAATGGGTCATGCCGCTAAGCAACTGGAGCCAGACAGCCCAGCAACTGGCCATCTGGTTCGGCGACAGGATGCAACTGGACTTGAAGTGA
- a CDS encoding cytoplasmic protein: protein MKYSIDFLLKAHNHCHSHKVEVLASEMCVCFYCQNTFSPNEIKEWFEESDGRVTAVCPKCNIDSVLGSKSGLPLTDKEFIDEMTEYFFS from the coding sequence ATGAAGTATAGTATAGACTTCTTATTAAAGGCACATAATCATTGTCATTCTCATAAAGTAGAAGTACTTGCCAGTGAAATGTGTGTATGCTTCTACTGTCAAAATACTTTTAGTCCTAATGAAATAAAGGAATGGTTTGAAGAAAGTGATGGTAGAGTGACAGCTGTTTGCCCAAAGTGCAACATAGATTCCGTTTTGGGTTCTAAATCTGGCTTGCCTCTTACGGATAAGGAATTTATAGACGAAATGACTGAATATTTCTTCTCTTAA
- a CDS encoding DUF3991 domain-containing protein yields MTFQEYREQVSIIQVAESLGYVFDPLKGRKSPEFKHPDGDRIIINNPGDSSRQMYFNRDGSNDKGSVIDFVANRLHRFQGSFRNEIDGINRVLSRYAYASQPKAPIYNVTEAKPFDKSRFVESEASVFKLHYLIKERGLSSETVQLFLPYIRLVRDAEKDNAYTNIAFPLQRPASSETIGYDLRNYGFKGVAAGSDRKHGVWVADFAQNPVLTRHVYFAENPIDAMSFYQLEKGKRDFSNSVFVSFGGGMSRMQVELSLKAWLHAQKHTIFDNDYQGKIYDIYLATAIAGKPYTFTKNADSITFNLDEKKFDIPVDKLSLFAFEKNSGIRSGLQVHKPLGHKDYNDIIHPKNNQENRTPVKVKL; encoded by the coding sequence ATGACCTTTCAGGAATACAGAGAGCAGGTGTCGATCATTCAGGTCGCCGAATCGCTAGGCTATGTGTTTGATCCCTTGAAGGGGAGAAAGAGCCCTGAGTTCAAGCACCCTGACGGAGACAGAATCATTATCAACAACCCAGGCGACAGCTCCCGGCAGATGTACTTCAACCGGGATGGAAGCAACGACAAGGGGTCGGTGATAGATTTTGTGGCCAACCGGCTGCACCGCTTCCAGGGAAGCTTTCGCAATGAGATCGACGGTATCAATAGGGTGCTATCTAGGTATGCCTATGCCTCTCAACCCAAAGCTCCAATCTACAATGTTACGGAAGCAAAGCCCTTTGACAAAAGCAGGTTTGTCGAATCGGAGGCCTCTGTTTTTAAGCTGCATTACCTGATCAAGGAACGAGGTCTCTCTAGCGAGACGGTGCAGCTGTTCCTGCCTTACATTAGGCTGGTGCGGGACGCAGAGAAGGATAATGCCTATACCAATATCGCTTTCCCACTGCAAAGGCCAGCTAGTAGCGAAACGATAGGCTACGACCTGCGTAATTATGGCTTTAAGGGCGTGGCAGCGGGCAGCGACCGCAAGCACGGTGTCTGGGTAGCCGACTTTGCGCAGAATCCGGTTCTTACACGCCATGTCTACTTTGCGGAGAACCCTATAGATGCCATGAGCTTCTATCAGCTGGAGAAGGGTAAGCGGGACTTCAGCAACTCAGTGTTCGTCTCGTTTGGCGGGGGGATGTCGAGAATGCAGGTGGAGCTTTCCCTGAAGGCATGGCTGCATGCCCAAAAGCATACCATTTTCGATAATGATTACCAGGGAAAGATCTATGATATCTATCTGGCCACGGCGATAGCAGGTAAGCCTTACACCTTTACAAAGAATGCCGACAGTATCACCTTCAACTTGGATGAGAAAAAGTTTGATATTCCCGTAGACAAGCTGAGCCTTTTTGCCTTTGAGAAGAACTCCGGTATTCGTTCCGGACTTCAGGTGCATAAGCCCCTTGGCCATAAAGACTATAACGACATCATACATCCCAAAAACAACCAAGAGAATCGTACCCCTGTGAAAGTGAAGTTATGA
- a CDS encoding IS110 family RNA-guided transposase — MKKRNTPMEIVNQHAAGIDVGSRSHFVAVGQGADQVREFGVYEDEVRELTQWLLSCHISTVAMESTGTYWQSLFTALQQAGLEVLLCNGKFTKNIKGRKTDVQDCQWIQRLHALGLLSGSFLPDQATEELRTYCRHRASLLETAAVTTQKMQKYLRLLNLRLDVVVRDITGQTGMAIIEAVCQGETNPEKLACFRHGNCRKSKEEIALALRGNGRRELLFTLAQELDMYKMLQDKIAACDAAIEQLLREQIGADKERRELRTDPKPYKRVNKNAPQQMDLNQLAYQYYGGVDLLRIEGVSHATVMALMSEVGAEGIRKFPTAKQFTNWLKLCPNTKVSGGRVLSSHIPKGSNRLKIALRNAANVIGNLRETHLSDFFKRVAFRKGRQAAVSATARKLAVIIWHMLTYRVPYNPPTQYLFLDEKRKLKLVQRIKKNIAKLDLKPEELGFATA; from the coding sequence ATGAAAAAGAGAAACACGCCTATGGAGATTGTCAACCAACATGCTGCCGGCATCGACGTGGGCAGCCGCTCGCACTTTGTGGCTGTGGGCCAGGGAGCGGATCAGGTGCGGGAGTTCGGCGTTTATGAGGACGAGGTGCGGGAACTTACCCAGTGGCTCCTTTCCTGCCACATCTCCACCGTGGCCATGGAGAGCACGGGTACTTACTGGCAGAGCCTGTTCACGGCCCTGCAGCAGGCAGGCCTGGAGGTATTGCTCTGCAACGGCAAGTTCACCAAGAACATCAAGGGGCGCAAAACCGACGTGCAGGACTGCCAGTGGATTCAGCGCCTGCACGCGCTGGGGCTGCTCTCGGGCAGCTTTTTGCCTGACCAGGCCACCGAGGAGCTCAGGACCTACTGCCGCCACCGCGCCTCGCTGCTGGAGACGGCCGCCGTCACTACCCAGAAGATGCAGAAGTACCTGCGCCTGCTGAACCTGCGGCTCGACGTGGTCGTGCGCGACATCACCGGCCAGACGGGCATGGCCATCATCGAGGCCGTTTGCCAGGGGGAAACCAATCCCGAAAAGCTGGCCTGCTTCCGGCATGGCAACTGCCGAAAATCGAAAGAAGAAATCGCCCTGGCCCTGCGCGGCAACGGCCGCCGTGAGCTGCTCTTTACCCTTGCCCAGGAGCTGGATATGTACAAGATGCTGCAGGATAAGATTGCGGCTTGTGACGCGGCCATCGAGCAGCTGCTTAGAGAGCAGATTGGAGCAGATAAAGAGAGGCGGGAGCTGAGAACAGACCCTAAACCCTACAAGCGGGTCAACAAGAATGCCCCGCAGCAGATGGATCTCAACCAGTTGGCCTACCAGTACTACGGTGGGGTGGACCTGCTCCGAATCGAGGGGGTGAGCCATGCGACGGTGATGGCGCTGATGAGCGAGGTGGGTGCCGAAGGCATCCGCAAGTTTCCCACGGCCAAGCAGTTCACCAACTGGCTCAAGCTCTGCCCCAACACGAAGGTGAGCGGGGGCAGGGTGCTCAGCTCCCACATTCCCAAGGGCAGCAACCGGTTGAAAATCGCCCTGCGGAACGCGGCCAATGTCATCGGCAACCTGCGTGAGACGCACCTGTCGGACTTCTTTAAAAGAGTGGCCTTCCGCAAGGGCAGGCAGGCGGCCGTGAGCGCCACGGCCCGCAAGCTGGCGGTGATCATCTGGCACATGCTCACTTACCGCGTGCCCTACAACCCGCCCACGCAATACCTGTTCCTCGACGAGAAGAGAAAGCTCAAGCTGGTGCAGCGGATAAAGAAAAACATCGCTAAATTAGACCTCAAGCCTGAAGAACTGGGCTTTGCAACGGCCTGA
- a CDS encoding cation diffusion facilitator family transporter — MPQGHAVSASSQNKGRLKLVLAFTSLYLIVEVVGGILTGSLALLADAGHMLTDVGGLAFALFAIILAERPASPARTYGYYRAEILAALANAVVLIGISLYILYEAYQRFLDPPEVESKAMLLVAVVGLVVNLTGMFILRKGSKESLNMKGAYFEVLSDMLTSVGVIVAGIIMWTTGWYYADPILSAGIGLFILPRTWILLKEAVGVLLEGTPSDVNIDELRTSMKAIKGIEEVHDLHVWSLTSGVNAMSAHVVLAADNKASYDELLSRINQTVTSNFKISHTTIQLESSGYKEKGTHL; from the coding sequence ATGCCACAGGGACACGCTGTATCTGCAAGCAGCCAAAATAAAGGCCGGCTTAAACTGGTACTAGCCTTTACATCGCTGTATTTGATTGTTGAGGTGGTGGGAGGCATTTTAACAGGGAGCCTTGCCTTGCTTGCTGATGCCGGCCATATGCTAACGGACGTGGGAGGGCTTGCTTTTGCGCTCTTCGCCATTATACTGGCAGAGCGGCCTGCCTCCCCTGCACGCACCTACGGCTACTATCGTGCTGAGATATTGGCTGCGCTTGCCAATGCGGTGGTTCTGATTGGCATCTCGCTTTATATCCTCTACGAGGCTTATCAGCGCTTTCTTGACCCACCAGAGGTAGAGAGCAAAGCCATGCTGCTGGTAGCAGTAGTCGGTTTAGTAGTGAATCTGACAGGTATGTTTATCCTACGGAAGGGGTCTAAGGAAAGCCTGAACATGAAGGGAGCTTACTTTGAAGTTCTTTCTGATATGCTTACATCTGTAGGAGTAATCGTAGCAGGTATCATCATGTGGACAACCGGTTGGTATTATGCCGATCCGATTTTGTCAGCAGGAATAGGGCTTTTTATCCTTCCCAGAACCTGGATACTGCTTAAAGAGGCAGTTGGGGTGTTGTTAGAGGGAACGCCTTCAGACGTGAACATAGATGAATTGCGCACCTCCATGAAAGCGATAAAAGGAATTGAAGAAGTGCACGACCTGCATGTCTGGTCTTTGACTTCTGGCGTCAATGCGATGAGCGCGCATGTAGTCTTAGCTGCTGATAACAAGGCCTCTTACGACGAATTGCTAAGCAGAATAAACCAAACTGTCACCTCTAACTTTAAAATATCGCACACCACCATCCAACTTGAGAGCAGTGGATATAAGGAGAAAGGAACTCACTTGTAG
- a CDS encoding DUF4279 domain-containing protein, with the protein MNNTLSKSYVYFALHGDDFEPNEVTRALGIEPTDSWKKGDKGQYIANQKYACWKWSTGKGKEAIFIDNLVDELVEKLKDKVGLINKLKEKYQLTSVLEIVMYIDVNPEESTPALGHDLKTIEFLYQTQTATDVDIYRYDSAETEE; encoded by the coding sequence ATGAATAACACTCTCTCAAAATCCTACGTCTATTTTGCTCTTCATGGTGATGACTTTGAACCAAATGAAGTCACCAGAGCACTTGGAATAGAACCAACAGACTCTTGGAAAAAGGGAGACAAAGGGCAGTACATTGCTAATCAGAAATATGCCTGTTGGAAGTGGTCAACTGGAAAAGGAAAAGAAGCCATATTCATAGACAACCTTGTAGATGAATTGGTAGAGAAACTGAAAGACAAAGTTGGACTCATCAATAAGCTAAAAGAAAAATACCAGCTGACTTCTGTACTTGAAATTGTGATGTACATTGATGTCAATCCAGAAGAGTCAACGCCTGCTTTAGGACATGACTTAAAAACTATAGAATTTCTTTATCAGACGCAGACTGCTACTGATGTAGATATTTATAGATACGATTCGGCAGAAACTGAAGAATAA
- a CDS encoding DUF4099 domain-containing protein — protein sequence MNFDIKDLPYGQFERLGMSKKDVLSMKSGDLVSLLTGRRTSLHTFTIKDAGLEPLTVDAKLSLKMNPDNTLSLLIHPIRREIQNEIGASKQELEKLQNGELLVKPFKSLNGEKELYVFQLDKETNEILRVRVRDIQVPSAIKDIVLSTDQKEHLRQGGTLELYSKAKDQLISARLDLNDPKGLKIVEGQVSLKESHTLAVKETPVVSIKR from the coding sequence ATGAACTTTGATATAAAGGACCTGCCTTATGGTCAATTCGAGCGTTTGGGGATGAGCAAAAAAGACGTGCTCTCCATGAAGTCTGGCGATTTGGTCAGCCTGCTGACGGGCAGGCGCACGAGCCTGCATACCTTTACTATCAAGGATGCCGGTCTGGAACCTCTTACCGTGGATGCAAAATTGAGCCTGAAGATGAATCCAGACAACACCCTATCACTGCTGATCCACCCCATACGGAGGGAGATACAGAACGAGATTGGCGCCAGTAAGCAGGAGTTGGAGAAACTGCAAAACGGGGAGTTACTGGTAAAGCCATTTAAATCGCTTAATGGGGAGAAGGAGTTGTATGTTTTCCAACTGGATAAGGAGACCAACGAGATTCTAAGGGTGAGGGTACGTGATATCCAAGTGCCTAGTGCTATCAAGGATATAGTTTTGAGTACTGATCAGAAAGAGCACCTGCGGCAAGGCGGCACCCTGGAGCTTTATTCCAAAGCAAAAGATCAGCTGATCTCGGCCCGCCTGGATCTGAATGATCCTAAAGGACTAAAGATAGTGGAGGGACAGGTCTCCCTAAAAGAAAGCCACACCTTGGCAGTGAAGGAAACCCCTGTTGTGTCTATCAAACGTTAA
- a CDS encoding tyrosine-type recombinase/integrase: protein MAYPDQKPILYLNPLEHAGKAIIRIWHKPNPFLSKRLKEAGWIKYSRTYKCFVMHRSSQAIEMTHQHFQGLAKVDTRYLFRPKRLRPAEGTVILQQDKHVAEPLGKVPARPVVRLQPLEHQGRPYVQLSYLYNKEIHTCLKQSKVARWLHDMQCFVIRTESSSLHTLLTEVERVAQVWLAQTMQVKDMALQARLWEQCYRKGDGYIACPLHYVEKLFLLNYSLSTIRTYHSLLLRFLNAHRDSGLEGIHAFSEEAINHYHRQMVQAGTYSVSFVNQSINAVKFYYQRVLLRHEVQLGQVERPEKPERLPQVLSKQDVLKILSVTENLKHRCMLQLLYAGGLRIGEVINLKLTDVQSERNLLLIRGGKGKKDRTTLLSQKLLESLRAYYKQYRPRVWLFEGQTGGQYTVESIRSVFRASKEKAGVKAPATPHTLRHSFATHLLEQGTDLRYIQVLLGHRSSKTTEIYTHITTHALDKIVSPLDNL, encoded by the coding sequence ATGGCTTATCCCGATCAAAAACCTATTTTGTACCTTAACCCGCTGGAGCACGCGGGCAAAGCTATTATCCGCATCTGGCACAAGCCCAACCCCTTCCTCTCCAAACGACTGAAGGAGGCTGGCTGGATCAAGTACAGCAGGACCTACAAGTGCTTTGTGATGCACCGCAGCAGCCAGGCCATCGAGATGACGCACCAGCACTTCCAGGGGCTGGCCAAGGTGGACACAAGGTACCTGTTCCGGCCCAAGCGCCTGCGCCCGGCGGAAGGAACCGTTATCCTGCAACAAGATAAGCATGTGGCAGAGCCATTGGGAAAGGTGCCCGCACGCCCCGTCGTGCGCCTGCAGCCCCTGGAACACCAGGGCAGACCGTATGTACAGCTCAGTTATCTTTACAACAAGGAAATCCATACCTGCCTGAAGCAAAGCAAAGTGGCCAGGTGGCTGCACGACATGCAGTGCTTTGTCATCCGCACCGAAAGCAGCAGTCTGCACACGCTGCTAACCGAGGTAGAGCGAGTAGCCCAGGTGTGGCTGGCGCAGACCATGCAGGTGAAGGACATGGCCCTGCAGGCCCGGCTCTGGGAACAATGTTACCGGAAGGGCGACGGCTATATTGCCTGCCCGCTTCACTACGTGGAGAAGCTGTTCCTGCTCAATTACAGCCTCAGTACCATCCGCACCTACCACAGCCTGCTACTGCGCTTTCTGAATGCGCACAGGGATAGCGGGCTGGAGGGCATACATGCTTTCTCGGAAGAGGCCATCAACCACTACCACCGCCAGATGGTGCAGGCCGGCACCTATTCCGTATCGTTTGTGAACCAGTCCATCAATGCCGTGAAGTTCTACTACCAGCGCGTGCTGCTGCGGCACGAGGTGCAGCTGGGCCAGGTGGAGCGGCCCGAGAAGCCCGAGCGGCTGCCGCAGGTGCTCAGCAAGCAGGACGTGCTGAAAATCCTCTCTGTGACCGAGAACCTCAAGCACCGCTGCATGCTGCAGCTTTTGTATGCGGGTGGCCTGCGTATTGGCGAAGTGATCAACCTGAAACTTACGGACGTGCAGTCGGAGCGCAACCTGCTGCTGATCCGTGGCGGCAAAGGCAAGAAGGACCGCACCACGCTGCTCTCCCAAAAGCTGCTGGAAAGCCTGCGTGCTTATTACAAGCAGTACAGGCCCAGGGTGTGGCTCTTTGAGGGGCAGACGGGCGGGCAATATACGGTGGAGAGCATCCGCAGCGTGTTCCGGGCCAGCAAGGAGAAGGCAGGCGTGAAAGCACCCGCCACGCCACATACCCTGCGCCATTCTTTTGCCACTCACCTGCTAGAGCAAGGAACGGATTTAAGGTATATCCAGGTGCTGCTGGGACATCGGAGCAGCAAGACCACCGAGATCTACACCCACATCACCACCCATGCGCTGGATAAAATTGTCAGCCCGTTGGATAATCTCTAG